A single Capra hircus breed San Clemente chromosome 13, ASM170441v1, whole genome shotgun sequence DNA region contains:
- the DEFB129 gene encoding beta-defensin 129: MKLLFPIFASLMLQWQVNTEYFGLRRCVMGLGRCKEHCNMDEKELDKCKKKKCCIRSKVVQLIKNYIQNEMLHMLKEDSQEVLKITKNVSVMMQTKHHNLSALPKIKSANAFANVNTIIIPNATIVNSATTNPVNSGKIIHTATPTKKRRDSGTDSPPPAPPPSYTLPTA; this comes from the exons ATGAAGCTCCTTTTCCCTATCTTTGCCAGCCTCATGCTACAGTGGCAGGTGAACACAG AATATTTTGGCTTGAGAAGATGCGTAATGGGTTTGGGGAGATGCAAAGAGcactgcaacatggatgaaaaaGAGTTAGATAAATGCAAGAAGAAAAAATGTTGTATTAGATCAAAAGTGGTTCAACTGATAAAAAACTACATACAAAACGAAATGCTCCACATGCTTAAAGAGGACTCTCAGGAAGTGCTAAAAATTACCAAAAACGTTAGTGTCATGATGCAGACCAAACATCACAATTTATCTGCTCTGCCCAAAATCAAAAGTGCCAATGCTTTTGCCAACGTCAACACCATTATCATCCCAAATGCCACCATTGTGAACTCTGCCACCACCAACCCCGTGAACTCAGGGAAGATAATACACACTGCTACTCCtaccaaaaaaagaagagattcaGGCACTGACtccccaccaccagcaccacctccaTCGTATACACTTCCAACAGCATGA